The Glycine soja cultivar W05 unplaced genomic scaffold, ASM419377v2 tig00104511_1_pilon_84547_1256723, whole genome shotgun sequence nucleotide sequence acatgcccttttgcgggtgagcgaaggcgaggctcacgggtgcgctttccaaaggaggaaagatgcgcggagtcgccaccaacgtttatttgtggaaaacgtcggaaaaaccgaaggaaaccagtcgaaacgaaaattctaagttcgggagttgtatttacgtttgaggaaggtattagcacctctcacgtttgtctcaaaggacaacagcctattttttagaattgtgaaattgtgttatcttaacttttatttcctttttatttttgaggtcgacaaaagcggggatcttgctcctacgtaccctccatcgaagaggaaatcagacctacgtagttctttcttaagggtgaatcacacgatttctttttacttgaaaggtgatcatttaaagatgttggaccttaaaaatgatccattaacTTGGTAAGAAAGACTGAGATAATAAACTTCCAAATccctttttttagtgattttttgtggacgagcttgacttggcgaattgattttagccttagtttcactttagttattagtcaattcaattaagaatgagaaatcccaaagagaaaacgtccgattgattttttttttgtttattttactaaaagatatttttttattattatattattattttacctctttttggtttaaccgtggttacaacgtgaacgattggttagattttgttttaacagtgattaaacgagattacaacacaaatgatcggttgaaattcattttatcatttattaggcgagaaaacggcttaaataaacggttaaagcacgttaaaaacggaagaaaagaaaactgaaagtaaatgaaattaaagtgaaagtacacaaaacaagaaatgaattgaaagtctcggattcgaaaacttacccattgaagaatgaagaacgaacgaagaatggatgaagaacggtgaagaacgatgaagaatttccacagaatcacttacggaagcgttacggaagcacttcgactcgatttttcttcacgaaaacgtgttttttgcccaaaatagtcGAAAtacatagccaaaggggtcttgaaccttttgaaacagctccctcctcccctatttataggaaaaaagggacGTGCTTGCCGCCCatagacttaatgaagaagatttctaagcgcacccgaactactaagttcaccccccttttcatattttacggaaaagttacggaagtgttttgaatttgattttcatctttttttcttccctttcaccaatgttaagtggaatatgcttacccaaggtttttcggaaattttacggaagcattacggaagccacggaagccTCGGAAACCATTTTCCAAAAacatggaggagcttgccgcccaattgcttcctccttaagcaacccaacttccaaaatgttccagaAGGGCGTAGACTCGAAttactatttacacccctatcttgataagttcaccccaccttctttcgtaatttacggaaaagttacggaagccttacggaagcatatatgacttaactttcatcttttttctcttccctttcaccaatgctaagtggaatatgcttacccaaggttttcggaaattttacggaagcattacggaagccacggaaaccattttttcaaaaacgtggaggagcttgccgcccagttgcttcctccttaagcaacccaacttccaaaatgttccggaagggcctagatttgaattgctatttacacccctatcttgataagttcacccccctttaccttttttggtgattctttttccgtaacgttacgaaactttacgaatttcgtaacgatacttattttctttccgtaaggttacggatccttacggatcatgtatttactcttttttagctttcgaagaagttacggaaacacacagattgcgtaacaacacctccttttggtttccgccacattacggaatttcacggatcgcgtaagcctgcttccttttgatttccggcatgtcttgggacttcacatattgtgaaacaaaggatgccaagtatctcaaagtggccgatcaaaggttgcatattatcaagtaataatccccggacgaaattagggtatgacagttgtccctctttacttaccttttatcggagataagaggaaagcaaagataagacactgatttcgtccgtcttgccctttccgtgactagtctatgacgactctcgtctctactccttctttttttgcacaacacaaaacaaaatacaaacaacaacaaaaacaacaataccataatatacacatacacgtttggcaaaggaatcaatcgggaaaataacaaagatcacatttcccagtcaagaggatccgcacttgacgatgaaaaaccctggagaatggaggattgcactagagggtcctcactagtcaatcatgaagtatggctccaaactctttgggtggaggacgcatgaacgaacatgcaattcatggggctccgcaaaaaaggcgagaatggaggaatgtactagagggtcctcactagtcaatcatgaagcatagctccaaactctttgggtggaggatgcatgaatgaaaacgcaattcatggggctccgaaaaaaaggcgagaatggaggattgcactagagggtcctcactagtcaatcatgaagcatagctccaaaatctttgggtggaggatgcatgaacgaaaacgcaattcatggggctccgaaaaaaaggcgaggatggaggattgcactagagggtcctcactagtcaatcatgaagcatagctccaaactctttgggtggaggatgcatgaacgaaaacgcaattcatagggctccgaaaaaaaggcgaggatggaggattgcactagagggtcctcactagtcaatcatgaagcatagctccaaactctttgggtggaggatgcatgagcgaaaacgcaattcatggggctccgaaaaaaaggcaagtatggaggattgcactagagggtcctcactagtcaatcatgaagcatagctccaaactctttgggtggaggatgcatgaacgaaaacgcaattcatggggctccgaaaaaatggcgagaatggaggattgcactagagggtcctcactagtcaatcatgaagcatagctccaaactctttgggtggaggatgcatgaacgaaaacgcaattcatggggctccgaaagaaaggtgagaatggaggattgaactagagggtcctcactagtcaatcatgaagcatagctccaaactctttgcgtggaggatgcatgaacgaaaacgcaattcatggggctccgaaaagggtaggcaggaccgaatggtccgcCGGGTTTTTTCCACTTTAAAAAggcaaacatgttttttttttttgcgaagaaaaataaatcattcgcgagagcaccatatcttagtaaaacaatatacttatgccaagggtaatcttccttgtacccGAAAATGAaaggcaggatgtcaacttttagcttttgaatgaacattcaggggaaacatcaggttaagctgaaactgggaataaatcactcatagtgtataaaaactcacacaggttagtgttttaccctaatcccaaaccataactgcaccacgactttattttgcacatgatttcatatcgaatcaaagatcacacgtacgatcacagatcaataggattttctcgagggtagtgttttttgagAAGAAACTGGGTGTtccggtcttttcctctttgtttatgtggggtgggatatcgccagtcgagaatgactttgaatggcaattcgaaaggaagagacaccaaaaatgggttttcctttgccgacagTCACTTATCTGgctgaaaatttatctggtcggAAGGTTCTctgatctttttctttcattgatcaagaattactctgttttcctccgatcttttccattttcacttcctttcgatcttcgatcgggaatccttctttttctttcttttttattgttctttttctttcttttcttttcatttcttccttttcttttcacttcctcctttcctttcttttggaaatcgggttttagcattctatttgctctccctcgAGGAGATTCcgttgtcctttgcttcgggggaaaggatgaggattcttttgataggccaaggtcCAAAATAGTTTAAGGTTGtgtcaatggggtcttttatcgtaggaacccaatcttgatatctggggcaaaacaaatttgggtgtcaaggtgtcggtctcgggccggacttccatattattccacaaggcatgcgtgacaatgatgatttgaaaacaacgtgcaaaattagtcatggctacagccaggtggacactcaagcattcCATTTATGGCCTtatgatactacggttgggaatttacacaaacagacccaatgtttccaaattatgttctcccatcagttcaatgaattcatccattcttatttCAGTTAtttcggaaaataaactcttagcatcagtcccttgtttcctgaagatatgtttgctcttttacgaatgatttatgcttcttaactataacatatGGACCTTTGaggtcttcctttctttttcctttttgtttcatttttatattcacaaaacttttctttgtacatctacattcttatacatgacgaactttttctgtacacgcattagaacatATGTAAAGTGCTTACTACTGATGGTCGAACTCCTCCTAGTGTTGTGTACAAGGCCAATTTACCAACAGGAATTCCCATCTTATATATATCCATGACTTGATAACTTCAATGATAGTTTTTCTTTATAGCTTGTTGCAAATTCATAGATAGCTGGTACAGGTATAATAGAAAGAATGAAAGATTTCTCCCTTAAATACAGTGCATAACTTGAAGAACTTCAAGGGTCAGCACCCACCAATGCCCAAAGGTCTGAATTCTCTCTCAAACAACAAGATATCTCTCCCTCTCAACCCCTGTTATTTGTAGGCAACATGCCTTAATTCTAGTCCCGTTGGTTCTAGTTTGCTTGCATACAGTTAAAAAATTTCATCCTAGTTTTTCACTTCATTTGCATCACTTAACATTGCAGTGTTTGCTGCTCCCTTAAGCATAATGGTACATTCTTGAGTAAATTAGTAGAATGAGAAATAGATATAGAAATGATATTCCTCACCATAATGAAGTCATCCTTGTCGAAGAACCCATATAAAAACCACATGATGGCGCAGAGGGTAAGAAACAAGGACAGTGAAAATGGCATGAACACTGCAATTAATGTACAGATTTTACATATTTTCAAATTGCATTTCAATCTATGCAAGATCTATGTTACGTGAATAATTGAATATAGAATGTAACATTATGCTTAAGGGAGCAACGAACACTGCAATGTTAAAAATGGCGCAACTCCATCCAACAGCATGAACACGGTTGATAGCCTTCATAGCAAAGGTGATGATTAACATGGTTAAGGCCAAACCACCAATGTCGGCAATGAGTATCATTACAAAGTTTCAGTTTAGACTTTAGAACACTCTTAACTATAAAACTAGTTTCAATCTGAACAAATTTGTGTAGTTACTTTAAATATCGTTACATAGAGCAAAATGTAAAAGGGTTGAGAAGGAAAGATTTCCATGTTGGTTTCACCTTCTGTTTCCTGGGAGCATATATAATGTACATTGTTAGGTATAAAACTTCTATAACACATCCAATACAGTTGATGGTGATAATCAAAGTAGCTTTGGTCTTTATAAAGTCGTAATATAGAAGCAATAGTGCGCTAAGAAGTGCAACAACATATGGGATTGATTGAAAACCCTCAGATGATTTCTTCTTGTAAATTGTATAGAAGTTTGACCTGTGAAAGACAGGTatggcaaaaataaaaataaaaaaaattagtattttaaggTGTATGTGCTAATGGCAAATTATGAtactatttttgtttcaaaccGAACTTACAAGGGTGCTAAGAACACCATGAATGACACAATGTTACCTatagacaaaaagaaaacagagaTCTTCAATGAAGGATCCTAACAAAACCTTAATGTAGCAGTCAAATATAAGCATTACACTCATTGTGTGATAAAAACCTTAAGTAAGACTGTATGGAAAAGTTACAAAACAAAGAAGGGTAGATATCCTTTTTGCTAAGCTAGTGGAATAAAAGactaacttaatattaattatcttcaTGATgacatcaaagttgaaaatggtGTAGTCAAATGGTTGGAATGAGAGTTGTACTACAACTTATAAGACAAATTAATACCTAGGAGACCAAAGATCAAAACCAGCTCATGATCAGAAAATGAAACCATTTTAGATATAGAGGCGTTTGCAAGTGCTAGCTAAGTCTTGGGGAAATAAGCTTTGCCTATTGTGAGGTATGAGTAGGACTATGTGTGCTTCACTCATTTGCTTTCTAAAAGCACCACTTCAATTGTTGCCCCTGTTTCATATTCTGCTTCAAACTCGACTTTGCTTACCCTTTCAAAATTGTCAATGGTAGGAAACACTTCTCACCAGCAGCCCCCGCAACCGTCATGATGTTGCTACAAGCAGCTTGATCAGATCAAAATAGGTTAGGTCATGGGTTGAAGAAAGTCAAGAGAGTTTCACCTATGAGTCTCTCACTATTAGAGCATCACATCACATGTGTATAATACATGGGAATTAGGGCTTAAAAGACAAGTAATAGATAAGAAATAACAGTTAAAACaaccatttttttcttaatgctGCTATAATCAACAATAATttgaagaatatcaaaaagatatGAACCTGAATGGATACAAAAGCATCCATACACATGCAGTTCCCTATGAAGCACAAAACCCCGAGATGAAAATGGTCTAATCCAAGATCTTGTACACCACTAATTAACCACCCAGAAGGTTCCGGTTGACCTTTGGTACTTATGTCACTATGTGATACAAAGTCAGTTTCTAAATACCCTATCAATACTGGACCACGATATAAAACTAGTAGTACAACAATAATCATAGAGTTAGATCCGGAAAGGTGAATCATAGTCGCACAAATATTAAATGACATTTTGcaccaataaaaagaaaagtttacATACGTTTGTTGATTGTAAAAATACTTTGTGGGTCTAATGTAATCTCTAATGGGATCAAACTAGCCAACTATTTAATTAGGGTTTGAGAAAGGCGGGGTTCAGTAATATGTAGTCTCTTGGGTCAGATATTCTTCTAGGGattgatggaaaaaaaaattaaattaaaatataaataataaaatttttataaaaatgccTAAATTCTCTTATAAATACCACACCATTTCCTCCCCTACACCAAcaacttttctctctcttagcTTGTCGTTCTCCTATTTTGGACCTCTCTCCCTTCCCTCTTGATTAGGGTTCTAATTATGTTATGAATCTTCcatgcttcatttttttttctcaaagaaaacaaagagaaagaaaacccTATATATGGGCTTGTCGAGTATCTATCTTTAGTCTTCAATATCATGGCCCTCTTTGTATTCTTCAACAACTTTCTTGAACTGCATCCATAGAGTTCCTTTGCATGCATGCCAAGGAACTCTTGCTCCTACACCTTGTTTTGTGGTTCAATAAAGCTATGGGAAGATACAGATAGGGTCAACAACAACGAACTACATTATCTCAAACTCTAGATTCTTCTCATTTGACTTTCATTCATCtgacttcgatccatctaagcaattccatgcatgaaaatctcacttttttatctATAGGtttggccctatcccatttaggaaaattgtcttttatgTTTGCTTCAAACGTCAAggttaccattatttacaaaaatttgactaaatttcggcagcatttcgctttggtctccaagtacacgacatgacatcggtgaaatgaatttcccgatgaatctaacataaaaataccagtctccccaaactgtccaaacggacaattcaagactaaatacaatgactaatgcaaactgtccgcaagagtcattgcattcagtctcaaacgggaatctaaggttcactcatcatgaacaacagttgtttatatagcaaattacactgatcacatataagaacatacaaaaggtaaaattcaaTTACAGGCAAATATAGACATCAACAGTTGTTTATGTATCTAATTTAAAATGCTGGGTTTGAagggtgcttatgctttattattgtcaTTGGGTatatgtctgtgtgtgtgtgtgtgtgtgtgtgtgtggctgtttgttgttgtgtgtgtgtgtgtgtgtgtctgtttgtggttgtgtgtgtgtgtgtgtgtgtgtgtgtgtctgtttcTGGTTGGAGctgtgtgagtgtgtgtgtctgtttgtggttttgtgtgtgtgtgtgtgtgtgtgtgtgtggttatgtatgtgtatgtaTCTGtgggggtgtgtgtgtgtgtggctgtgtgtgtgtgtgtgtgtgtgtgggtctgtgggtgtgtgtgtgtgtgtgtgtgggtctgtgggtgtgtgtgtgtgtgtgtgtgggtgtgtgtgtgtgtgtgggtctgtgggtgtgtgtgtatgtgtgtctgcttgtggttgtgtgtgtgtgtgtgtggttatgtatgtgtatgtgtctgtggctgtgtgtgtgtgtgtggttatatatgtgtatgtgtttgtgggtgtgtgtgtgtggggggggggtctgtgggtgtgtgtgtggttgtgtgtgtgtgtggggggggggggggtctgtgggtgtgtggtgtgtgtgtgtgtgtggttgtgtgtgtggtTGTATGTGTGTGTCTTATTTCTGTAATTAGGTTTTCTTAATTATCTGCTAATTAGGATTTCTTAattatcatttcttgtttttattagattaggatttcttaatttttctgctatttttttcttgtcttatTTCTGTAATTACCCATAGGGATTTGTGAAACCCCTACACTATGTATTGTACCTTTTACATGATTGCAAATTATCCATTCAAGAAAAGAAGTGGATAATTTTGatgtagaagaaaagaaattactTCGACTTCCCTTCACCATTTGGATAAGCCTTTCTCTGCAGTTTTAGTTTTCCTCCTCGATtgatctttattattatttagcccCAATGCCTGGATAGGACTAGTAAGCAAGGCAAGGCAAATAATGTGAGTAACTGAGGGAGGAAGAATAGAATTGGAAAGGGGGGGGAGACAAACAACAAAACCATCAGAAAGATGGTTGAATATTCTAAGGTGCTGATAGCTGAACAATACAGAGTAGGATCAGAAACATATTATGCACCCTGTCTTGGGAGTTTTTTTTGTCTCCAATCATGGGAGATGAGATGCCATTATTAGTCGTATTGGATTTAGCATGAAGATTGTAAATATATTGGCTCTAAGCGACAAGTAGAGAACCATCAGAAAGATGCTTTACTTCAATGCCTAAAAAGTAATCAAGATGGTCAAGCTGTTTTAGGGCCAAGACTGATTTCAATCAAGTGATCAATTGTTGAATTAAAATAGGAGAGTTCCctgtaaaaataatatcatcaaagtagacCAAAATATTGTGCAATAACAATGATTgctataattattaatagtgTTTCTAATATTGTCGCTTGCAGTTTATTCAACATATTTGTGGAGCTTCTACAAGGTTGCAGGGAAAAAGATGGCAGTGGTGGTGGTTTGCTCTCACTTACTCGATTTGGAAGGATAGGAACAACATTATTTTCTCCAATGCTGTTTTTCACGGCCAGAAATTAATGGAAGATGCAGTGTTTATTTTATGGTCATGGCTCAGatgtttggaaaaaaatttctcTTTACATTTCAATCAATGGTCCTCAAATCTCAGAGATGTTTTTCTTAGGACAGCAACTTAGGAATAAAATCTGCTCCAGGTCTTATTTGACTAGTTTGGGTTATTTTAGCTACTGTATCATTGTTTGTCCCGAACTACTTGAATTA carries:
- the LOC114404580 gene encoding bidirectional sugar transporter SWEET9-like encodes the protein MVSFSDHELVLIFGLLGNIVSFMVFLAPLSNFYTIYKKKSSEGFQSIPYVVALLSALLLLYYDFIKTKATLIITINCIGCVIEVLYLTMYIIYAPRKQKVKPIVMILIADIGGLALTMLIITFAMKAINRVHAVGWSCAIFNIAVFVAPLSIMLHSIFNYSLFMPFSLSLFLTLCAIMWFLYGFFDKDDFIMVRNIISISISHSTNLLKNVPLCLREQQTLQC